AATAAAATCTGAAATGACTTTTACAAATTCTTCATCACTTATGTTTTCAATATTTTTACTTAAATAGAGAGTTGCTTCTGGTAATTGCTCAAGGGAAATTTGTTGAAAATCAAGTTGTGAGGCCTCTACCATTAAATTTATTTTTGCCTGAATAATTTTTTCCCTCATTTCAATCTCCTGCCGCTTTTTCACAATTTCTTCTTTTTGTTGATACATTAAGGACAAAAAACTTTCAGGTGATTTATTTTGCATATATTGATGAATGTCATTTAGAGACATACCAAGACTCTTTAATAAATCAATAACAAAGAATAGCTCTATTTGGCGAATGGAATAATATCGGTATCCTTTTTCATTTTTCAATAAAGGAGACAAAAGTCCTATTTTATCGTAATAAAAAAGTGTCTGTTTATTTACTTTACAAAGCTTTGCAAATTCTCCAGTGGTTAGGTATTTTCTATTTTTATTTATCATTTTTTACATCACCATCCTTGACTATATAGTTACTATATACACTAGGATAAAAACTGTAAACAACTGAGAACCATACAAGACACTGTGTGGTATTCGATTTAGTTAAGGAGAATGTAAAGATGAAAAATAATAAAGTCACCTTAGGATTACTATTAATGAATTTATTTATTGCCTTTTTGGGTATTGGTTTAGTGATTCCGGTATTACCTACACTCATGAATGAATTAGGTATTTCAGGAACAACGATTGGGTATTTAACGGCAGCCTTTGCGATTGCTCAATTGATTGTTTCACCATTTGCAGGAAAAGCAGCAGATAAATTTGGTAGAAAAATTATGATTATCATAGGGTTATTTATTTTCGGATTTTCTGAATTTTTGTTCGGAATAGGTAAAGAAATCGAAACGTTATTCATTTCCCGCATTTTAGGTGGAATTAGTGCCGCTTTCATAATGCCTGCTGTAACAGCCTTTATTGCAGATATTACCAATTTGGATACACGCCCTAAAGCACTTGGTTATATGTCAGCTGCAATAAGTACAGGATTTATCATTGGTCCAGGGATTGGTGGATTTTTAGCAGACTTTGGTATACGTGTACCATTCTTTTTTGCAGGAGCCCTTGGTGTGACCGCTGCAATTCTATCGATTATTTGTTTATCTGAGCCAAAACGTGCTGATGAAGAAATTGAAAAATCTTCGAGAGGAAAACTTGGCTTCAAACGTGTTACTGAACCAAAGTATCTCATTGCTTTTTTACTAATTTTTATTGCTTCATTTGGGTTAGCAGCTTTTGAATCATTCTTTAGTCTTTTTGCGGACCATAAATTTCAATTTAAACCTTCCGATATAGCCGTAGTGATCACAGGTGGTGCAATTTTTGGAGCAATTTCTCAAGTCTTACTCTTTGATCGACTTACACGAGTTTGGGGAGAAATAAAGCTGATTCGATACAGTTTGATTTTATCTGCAGTACTTGTTTACTTAATGACAGTAGTCCAATCGTATTTGTCTATCTTGCTTGTTACATTTATTGTTTTTGTTGGATTTGACTTATTCCGACCGGCTGTTACGTCATATCTTTCAACGATTGCAGGAAATGAACAAGGTTTCGTTGGTGGCATGAACTCTATGTTTACAAGTTTAGCAAACATTAGTGGACCCATTTTAGGAGGGATGTTATTTGATATGGATATTAACTACCCTTACTACTTTGCCACAATGATCATAACACTAGGAATTATTTTAACATTGTTCTGGAAGAAGCCAGCCAATGATTCTTCTGAATTAAAATTGAAGGCTAGTAGTAGCTGATTTGTAAATGAATAAATGATAAAACCAACATTTTTTAAGCACGAACAAGCCAAAAATAAACCAGTTTTGATTGATAACTAGTTTATTTTTGGCTTTATGCTGTGTTTATTGCCGAGCTAAAGCATTCATACTAGCTCTTTCTTTCTTTCCGTGCAATAAAAAGTAAAGACCAGAAGATAGAATCACTACAACTCCTAGAATCATATAAAGAGTACTATAGCTAGAAAAAGGAAGGACGAAGCCTAGCAAATAAGGACCAAATCCAAGCCCAGCGTCAAGGAATATAAAGAAAGTCGACGTGGCAAGACCCATACGTTGAGGAGGTGTCAGTTTAACAGCGATTGCCTGAGTGCACGACTGCATATTCCCAAATCCGAGACCAATCAGTATACCCGCAAATAACAAAGTGATGCTGTTGTGGGCTGAACCTAAAAGCAGCATTCCTGCTGTAAAAAGAACAAAGGCTGGATACATCACATAGTTTGCCCCTTTCACGTCCAATAAACGGCCTGTGAATGGGCGCGAAATTAATACTGCTATAGAATACACAAGAAAGAAGAAACTTGCTGCACGAACCTGGTTAATTTCAATTGCATAGAAATTAATAAACGACAGAACACTCGAGTAACAGAACCCGATAATTAACGTAATCAATGCAATCGGAACTGCTTTTGGCTCAATAAAACGAGAAAGTTTGACACCTTTCACTTCATTTGTCTTTGTTGCTCCTTCCAGTGCCGGCACATTTACAAAGAAGGCTGTAATCAAACTGAAGATTCCCAAAGACATGCAGAGACTAAAAATGGATTGAGTGCTAGTATGTTGGCTCATATATAGTCCAATGAACGGTCCTATTGCTGTAGCCAATGTGGAACTCATACTATAATAACCGATACCTTCTCCTTTTCTACTTTTTGGAATAATTTGAGCCACAATGGTTCCTGTGGCTGTGCTTGCGATCCCCAGAGTAATACCATGTAATAGCCGCGTAATAAGCAGGAAGGTGATTCCCAAATGGATAAAATATAATGACGTTGTTAAAATATAAAGAATTAATCCAATAAACAATGTTCTTTTACGACCAATTGAATCGATACTGCGGCCAATAAACAGACGCCCAATTAGTGTTCCTACTATGAAAATCCCGGTAACAAGCCCGGCCTGGCTTGCAGAAGCATGGTATTCATCTACGGCAAAAACACCTATTATCACGATTAATAAATAAAAGACTAACGTTAACAAAAAATTAACGCTGGATACAATGATAAAATCCTTTGTCCATAATTTTGGTTTACTCACTTTTACTTCCATCGCCTTTCATAATATTTACCTGTATTTTAGGGAGCGTTTGAAACAAAATCATTTGATTTTCATGTGCGATGCCATCCATAATACTATTTTCTAGTGCGGTTATTTTATTTCTACATGCTTGGTAAATT
This genomic stretch from Neobacillus niacini harbors:
- a CDS encoding MerR family transcriptional regulator yields the protein MINKNRKYLTTGEFAKLCKVNKQTLFYYDKIGLLSPLLKNEKGYRYYSIRQIELFFVIDLLKSLGMSLNDIHQYMQNKSPESFLSLMYQQKEEIVKKRQEIEMREKIIQAKINLMVEASQLDFQQISLEQLPEATLYLSKNIENISDEEFVKVISDFIDELYISKLDTGYPIGVITKREHVLKGEFTNYSYLYIEQPNPKKGYPYLKAVKGNFLIGYHIGDEKTIHKTYKRLLSEMEHLNLVLGEYVFEEYIYDTVVKNQKEQYVTKIMMHVHQQEEKL
- the norA gene encoding multidrug efflux MFS transporter NorA, translating into MKNNKVTLGLLLMNLFIAFLGIGLVIPVLPTLMNELGISGTTIGYLTAAFAIAQLIVSPFAGKAADKFGRKIMIIIGLFIFGFSEFLFGIGKEIETLFISRILGGISAAFIMPAVTAFIADITNLDTRPKALGYMSAAISTGFIIGPGIGGFLADFGIRVPFFFAGALGVTAAILSIICLSEPKRADEEIEKSSRGKLGFKRVTEPKYLIAFLLIFIASFGLAAFESFFSLFADHKFQFKPSDIAVVITGGAIFGAISQVLLFDRLTRVWGEIKLIRYSLILSAVLVYLMTVVQSYLSILLVTFIVFVGFDLFRPAVTSYLSTIAGNEQGFVGGMNSMFTSLANISGPILGGMLFDMDINYPYYFATMIITLGIILTLFWKKPANDSSELKLKASSS
- a CDS encoding MFS transporter, encoding MEVKVSKPKLWTKDFIIVSSVNFLLTLVFYLLIVIIGVFAVDEYHASASQAGLVTGIFIVGTLIGRLFIGRSIDSIGRKRTLFIGLILYILTTSLYFIHLGITFLLITRLLHGITLGIASTATGTIVAQIIPKSRKGEGIGYYSMSSTLATAIGPFIGLYMSQHTSTQSIFSLCMSLGIFSLITAFFVNVPALEGATKTNEVKGVKLSRFIEPKAVPIALITLIIGFCYSSVLSFINFYAIEINQVRAASFFFLVYSIAVLISRPFTGRLLDVKGANYVMYPAFVLFTAGMLLLGSAHNSITLLFAGILIGLGFGNMQSCTQAIAVKLTPPQRMGLATSTFFIFLDAGLGFGPYLLGFVLPFSSYSTLYMILGVVVILSSGLYFLLHGKKERASMNALARQ